A window of Cydia strobilella chromosome 10, ilCydStro3.1, whole genome shotgun sequence genomic DNA:
GACTCTTGAAACCTCAACTTTGTAGAATTGTAGAAATTTGATACGAAGTTAacgatattatatttattggaaTTAAAGATCCATACAAGTTCAATCTCACTCGATTCctatattttttccatttttcttaaaattaaaaaaataataattttgaaaatctaCAAATCGAGATATTCGAGACCAAACTCGATAATTGATTAAAAGAATAATGTAGAGCCGCAAGAGCCTATGAGATATAGTGCATGTCGTCCCTTATCGCCTGAAATAGTTATTGCTTTTTGACTAAGGGTCGATCTTatcgttaaaattatacatttgttATTGGATGACAACTACCGCCGAAAAATTAGCTCGTTATTTTACGTGGTGATGCAACCCACCGTAAATTAAAAGGTAAAAAACCATTGATACTCGTACCAATATCGACAACCATGGGCGCCGCCCTACCGCTCCGGGCGGTCGATACAGCGGGCGCACGCTCTCAGCTGGGACCTCTGACAGTTCCGACTCGAAAACAAATCCGATCCCTGCGATTTTCGTTGAGGGTAAACGATGTAGAAAAATATAAGAAAGACGCGCTTATCTGTACggcttttattttatagatttcCTTCACCATTAACCATTTTAATGTGTACACTGCATAATATTAACCGGGAATCCTTTGATGTAAAAAATTATGTTATGCATGTTGTCTCCTGGCAGTCCTGGCTGATGACCGtacctattacaaaaaaaaatgattttcccATGTCTCCCATATAAATTTGGACTGCTTTAAATTAGCAATCtacatataatattagataCTGTTATTTTTACTATACACGTAGGTATTGGACTCGCGATAAGGCACTTACAATCCGGACGTCGCGGGTACAAAAACATCCGACTCGAAAGCATTCGAGGGAAAGCAGAGCTACgcgtgctacgccgtagcatcATTTTGCATTGTAACAAAAAGCGTAGCAAAAGTGCTTTCGTGATGCATAATATTAGCGTCATGTCATGAGCCTCGAATAAgttgtttgtatttttctgTGAGTCGTAAAGCTGTGGCAAATATAGTTTTGATTTTAAGaattatatgaaaaaatatacaatggGCACACTTTCTAGTCCGCACCGTACAAGTTTCTTATCCTAAGATAATACTTTAGAGGTGCGAATTTCCCAATTTAATACAATATGCTTGTGAAAACATTATAGCATTTGCTTATTAGCAGCCTTTGTACGCAGGACTGCAGGTGGGCCAATGTTTATGCCGTATTTTCAATAAGTTGATTTTTTCTATtggatttaattaataaattctaTTGTTTCGTTTTTTCCTGAAACATTGTGCATTGCTAGAACTTTGCATACTTGTATGTTAAAGCCGGGCGTGGTATTATGTTGCCCTCTTCACTTCATTATCCTGAACTTTAGTATCTAAAGCCCTTGTGCCGCTGCGAGTAAAGTCAACGCCTTTTGCTAGAGGGCGCTAATATGACCGCTGAGTGTAGATTAAGAGtaagtagttataaaattctAGAATTCTTGTCTGTACCTATAAGCCAATATTGCACCGGCTTTGACGTgagtcacgtcacgtcacgtgacATATTGTAAGAGTGCCATTGTcgtcaaagagcatataatcactacgttctattgtcgtcatattttcatagtttGAAATTTATTGTGAATTTTCCACTTTATTACTGCAATAACTGTTCAGTGACTACCAATTTTAAAATACATGTCCCTACGCCATTTTTACGCTCACATCTCACATTGAATTGTATCGGTTAGTAGTCATGGGACTACTATTTGTGGTTCGGGTTCGCAATCCGCATTCAACGAGTATCAAATAATCCGGATCTCATTGGAGCCGGATTACAAACGATATAAAcgattaaaatgtaatttttctttgtaatacgtttgtataaaatgtagtttaccatgaataaatgagtaCTATTCTATTCGAAACGCTAGTGAAGGTGCGTGCATTTTGAAAATGACAACTCTATTTCTTTTTACAATATGCgatgacaaacaagcatacggtctacctgaagaaataataaataaataaattcgtttATTGACAGGCAAGTGACACCCATAGAAATGTTACATACAAATAACTGAAATAAGGAAACCTAGGTTTCTGTATTTCGGGTTCTATTTACTGTAGGTACTCTGCAaaactattaataaaacaaataaaaaacccaACTTTCATTTGATAGTTTTGGTACCCATATTGTTATCGTAAAAAaagccccccccccctttttcatttgcgggcgccattttcaaacTTTATATAGCCAATGTCACTACCACAATAggatatttgactgtatttaaaataaattgttttacaccatgaaataaagcaccatatataagattaaaaaaaaccggccaagtgcgagtcggactcgcgcaccgagggttccgtactatttggtatttgttgttatagcggcaacagaaatacatcatctgtgaaaattttaactgtctagttatcacggatcatgagatacagcctggtgacagacagacggacagacggactgcggagtcatagtagtcccgtttttaccctttgggtacggaaccctaaaaaagagaatcgtagacagcagttaattttagaaacaatttctattttaaaacccgtattaaACTTTAAAGAGTAGgtcatttgattgtgacgtcacatgctagtgtttcatataaattacataGTAGCGAAATCGTTTCGAGAgttgaaaaaagaaactgatttgactagtagtcaaataccctattctggCGAATTCTACCACACCTCATATGTCAAAAACCGTCCAAACGTTTGGGCTGTAGGGCGTGGCAATAAAtggacatatatacatacatacgcttGAAATACATTACCCTCCTTCTgatgcagtcgggtaaaaatacgtttttagtaaaaaaaagtaatataaaattgtattataaaCAGGATATTCACAATCATTTggtataaaatttggaataattcagtcattttaaatttggagcagttcaaaatcaactgtggattgtgaaattgttgaacgttttctaacaatttgttagaccaagtagtgaaaatgttacctttcatttggtaccccgcatggtatgtttaaaagaaaaaaattaaaaactttgtactgccgactttatgaagtcacagcaactacccccaccactttcgcgcttgtcatctcatatatgtatttgtgttcaggacatcaaacTGAATGCAATGATACCATATTCACCCATATTTGAGATGCCATGAacaaaaagtaacctaaaacctgaTCCGCCGCCCTTCTAGTATGACACTTTTAATATAAGAAAGACTTTTTTCTCATCTATTTTAAGGCCCATAGTCATTAGTCATTATCATTAACAATGCATGATTAATCAACAACATTAACAGTTATTGCCTTTCATGTCCCATTTAGACAAGTATCGATCTTCGTAGCTAAGTATATTGAATTTACTTATCGCCTTAATTGTCCGTCATAATTGGTGAGCCTGTGTGAGTAGTGGGTAGTTCCATTTGTTACCTCCGGCGAGCTTAGGTAGGCAAAAATGATCGCGAgaaaagtaaaaactaaaaaaacaaagttaaaaacTGAAGATATCGTACATAGCTTCGGACCAGCTCTCTTTTTGGAGCGCACATGCGCAATCTATCGATTCAGAATTTTCGAAGGAACCTTAATGCTTACAAGTAATTTTATGAAAGTATTCGGATTAGTTGTAGCAATTGTAATTGCTGCTGTTTTCCTGTACTACTTCGATATCCCTGAAACACTCTCTAGACCAGAACCGTTAAGGGATACTATGGTAGAATTCCCATCGATCGTCATCCTCATTCAATACGTCACGTCTGCCGTGATGATGTCTTGTTTGCTGAGTCGCGCGAATATTCGGATCATGAACTCGCTCGCAAATATCGACTCAACGCTTCGTCTTAACACAAGTGAAGAATTTTATAGAAAATCAAGAAACCATTCAGTTATAGCGCTATGTGTTATGGTGATCATTCACATCATCTCCagtgcatcagattactttttACGAATGGATGAAGATAGTTACTTTGTTATGGATATACTTAATTATGTACTGAATTATGTTCAAGATCTCGAGATATTGGTTTTCTACTTAATGATAAGCATGTTGAACCACAGGCTGAAAGTCATAAATAATGACCTAACAAAGATTCTTCATCATAAAGATAACCAAGGCAAGATCTCAGTTTATACGATCAGACAGAAAAACTCAAAGGACGAAAAACCAC
This region includes:
- the LOC134744928 gene encoding uncharacterized protein LOC134744928: MIARKVKTKKTKLKTEDIVHSFGPALFLERTCAIYRFRIFEGTLMLTSNFMKVFGLVVAIVIAAVFLYYFDIPETLSRPEPLRDTMVEFPSIVILIQYVTSAVMMSCLLSRANIRIMNSLANIDSTLRLNTSEEFYRKSRNHSVIALCVMVIIHIISSASDYFLRMDEDSYFVMDILNYVLNYVQDLEILVFYLMISMLNHRLKVINNDLTKILHHKDNQGKISVYTIRQKNSKDEKPLDIQGKMAVNNLRDLSLAYDTIGEACHLINSVYNYQIFMTLISAFVYIVIALWTALFYYRTQVFTGNLISIILWCCSEMLTVAAMAFVCEMLLSTRSETKVLVNELVMEYALPARTRAQAKAFMRLIDAWPLRVYVYDMFTVDITLMLKFISVSTTYLIVIIQISHFV